The following coding sequences are from one Clostridioides difficile ATCC 9689 = DSM 1296 window:
- the yaaA gene encoding peroxide stress protein YaaA — protein sequence MIIMLSPAKNMKNIEVFDRDLSLPCFIDNTKEIVENIKTFGIEDFKNKMKINEKLAVLNKNRFESIKFDRLGNPAILTYDGIQYKNIEAENFTRKDEEFANSCIRIISGLYGVVKPYDSIYEYRLEMQTKLQVGEFKNLYEYWGNRIYKELIKEKTAIVNLSSNEYSKSIEKFIKDSDTYITCTFKVNKNGILKVESTQAKKARGMMTKYIVKNRIRDIEELKKFDLEGYKYKENLSNNSEYIFVKE from the coding sequence ATGATTATAATGTTATCACCAGCTAAAAATATGAAGAATATAGAAGTATTTGATAGAGATTTGAGTTTGCCTTGCTTTATAGATAACACAAAAGAAATAGTGGAAAATATAAAGACATTTGGTATAGAAGATTTTAAAAATAAAATGAAAATTAATGAAAAATTAGCTGTATTAAATAAAAATAGATTTGAAAGCATTAAATTTGATAGATTAGGAAACCCTGCAATCTTAACTTATGATGGAATACAATATAAAAATATAGAAGCAGAAAATTTTACAAGGAAAGATGAAGAGTTTGCAAATAGCTGTATTCGAATCATAAGTGGATTGTATGGTGTTGTAAAACCATATGATAGTATATATGAATATAGATTAGAAATGCAGACAAAATTACAAGTAGGTGAGTTTAAGAATTTATACGAATATTGGGGAAATCGTATATATAAAGAACTAATCAAAGAAAAAACAGCTATCGTTAATCTTTCATCAAATGAATACAGCAAATCCATAGAAAAATTTATTAAAGATAGTGATACATATATTACATGTACTTTTAAAGTAAATAAAAATGGCATATTGAAAGTGGAATCTACACAAGCAAAGAAAGCTAGAGGTATGATGACAAAATACATTGTAAAAAATAGGATAAGAGATATTGAAGAACTGAAAAAGTTTGATTTAGAAGGTTATAAGTATAAAGAAAA